The following proteins are co-located in the Amphiprion ocellaris isolate individual 3 ecotype Okinawa chromosome 7, ASM2253959v1, whole genome shotgun sequence genome:
- the LOC129349343 gene encoding transmembrane protein 132E-like yields the protein MTVSASWWVEYSGRSNPPSSHRTATSIFSFTDRHIYGIAPVTESNTIINTAILTNQPVSLPVMVLAVGDDEKVSDVTSAVTCRSTNENTIKVSSDCSTLFVDGSESGLGNTCAVVEFVLGMLRGSVCLEVWAPSVPLQVSLADPVLNAIDGWNLFTENGCVPVYQRSSVQVLTQFTAQDSNSKSIHLLGSSDWFVDVTELVHDWLRVEDSQVAALGYHNTVIGLRPGKTSLHIISEQWDGVLGRCDITVTPDAVVPGDLHVQVVSGLGMSVTAGSAHPSIITATVTAFNILYHHQQVSLHHTVESLCQSRR from the exons ATGACGGTGTCTGCCAGCTGGTGGGTGGAGTACTCTGGGCGTAGTAACCCCCCATCTTCACACAGGACGGCAACGAGCATCTTTTCTTTCACTGATCGACACATCTATGGCATTGCTCCCGTCACAGAG AGTAACACCATCATCAACACAGCCATACTGACCAACCAGCCGGTGTCGCTGCCTGTGATGGTTCTGGCTGTAGGCGACGATGAGAAGGTGTCCGATGTTACCTCTGCAGTCACCTGCCGTTCGACCAACGAGAACACTATCAAG GTGTCCAGTGATTGCTCCACCCTCTTTGTGGACGGCAGTGAGTCCGGGCTGGGGAACACCTGTGCAGTGGTGGAGTTCGTTCTGGGCATGCTCCGTGGGTCTGTTTGTCTGGAAGTGTGGGCTCCATCGGTGCCTCTTCAAGTGTCCTTAGCGGATCCTGTTCTCAATGCCATCGATGGCTGGAACCTCTTCACAGAAAACGG GTGTGTTCCGGTCTATCAGCGCTCCTCCGTCCAGGTTCTGACTCAGTTCACAGCTCAGGACTCCAACAGTAAGTCCATCCATCTCCTGGGCTCATCCGATTGGTTTGTTGATGTCACAGAGCTGGTCCATGACTGGCTCAGAGTAGAAGACTCCCAAGTGGCTGCCCTTGGCTATCACAACACCGTGATTGGCTTACGACCAGGAAAGACGTCGCTGCAT ATCATCTCTGAGCAGTGGGACGGTGTCCTCGGCAGGTGTGACATCACTGTCACCCCTGATGCCGTTGTCCCCGGCGACTTGCATGTCCAGGTGGTCAGCGGTCTGGGCATGTCGGTCACGGCCGGCTCCGCCCACCCGTCCATCATCACAGCGACAGTGACGGCTTTCAACATCCTGTACCATCATCAGCAGGTATCGCTTCATCACACAGTGGAAAGTCTTTGTCAAAGCAGGCGTTGA